The following coding sequences are from one Natrarchaeobaculum sulfurireducens window:
- a CDS encoding DUF7500 family protein: protein MTNSNKGNNPKERADVPPVLPSEQPTGSDAGGVLSPDDLDITESPHVAEVEKGRFVVSADGPPAVSSRPDQSEPAQPPARNSSRPAREQSTPNSHEPLEHEATEPPHHQSGVQPVQSPETARSILATELERSDARYALDIVSQLNGTTIRHRTTSNDVVGTFDSLVLWYAQNVATETPTHRTASLLFEKSEFTASLSSQQVRQAARRHGLSKSSTIGELLDAIE from the coding sequence ATGACGAACAGTAACAAGGGAAACAACCCGAAGGAACGCGCAGACGTCCCGCCCGTACTCCCAAGCGAACAACCGACGGGCTCGGACGCAGGCGGCGTCCTCTCGCCCGACGACCTCGACATCACCGAGAGCCCACACGTCGCGGAAGTCGAGAAGGGGCGGTTCGTGGTCTCTGCGGACGGACCACCAGCCGTCTCGAGCCGTCCCGACCAGTCAGAACCCGCCCAGCCACCCGCCAGGAACTCCTCTCGACCTGCACGAGAGCAATCGACGCCCAACTCTCACGAACCGCTCGAACACGAGGCCACCGAGCCGCCTCACCACCAGTCTGGAGTACAGCCCGTACAGAGCCCAGAGACAGCACGATCGATTCTCGCCACCGAACTCGAGCGGTCCGACGCCCGCTATGCACTCGACATCGTCTCGCAGTTGAACGGGACCACTATCCGTCATCGAACAACGTCCAACGATGTCGTCGGGACGTTCGACAGCCTCGTCCTCTGGTACGCCCAGAACGTCGCAACGGAGACGCCAACACACCGGACGGCATCGCTACTGTTCGAGAAATCCGAGTTCACCGCATCACTGTCCTCCCAGCAGGTTCGTCAGGCTGCAAGACGCCACGGTCTCTCAAAGTCGAGTACGATCGGAGAGTTACTCGATGCGATCGAATAA
- a CDS encoding monovalent cation/H+ antiporter subunit E has translation MTGGGGVLVPIAPSGTLEETVTHAVDLARDDGDDVHLVRTVSGHHVGDVPTPDRTVLEQAERRAQDASTDALAVTTAFLGTDRYVAGPGEHVELFLEYAREHGIERIVLDPHYSLDATAPTLQSLESILDGTGVAFERAPVTSDSGTLTGDELFRAGVVAAVAFGFYVALGATNYSLFDPFVLGSGVITAIIAAALLRNVAFETTPSLGPVFGTVARGVLFVPYLLWEITKANVLFAYVVLHPSLPIDPGLDRVDAAVGSGLAVTAFANSITLTPGTLTVDADGHQLLVHSLNPSAREDLVEGVHERAVRYLFYGRDASELAGPAARGDAVALEGPAAAGGAIEATPTETPTGGGPDE, from the coding sequence ATGACCGGCGGTGGGGGAGTTCTCGTTCCGATCGCCCCGTCAGGAACGCTCGAGGAGACAGTAACGCACGCTGTCGACCTCGCTCGCGACGACGGGGACGATGTACACCTCGTTCGGACGGTTTCGGGTCATCACGTCGGTGATGTCCCAACGCCGGATCGAACGGTTCTAGAGCAGGCCGAACGCAGAGCGCAGGACGCCTCGACGGATGCGCTTGCGGTGACGACGGCCTTCCTCGGAACGGACCGATACGTCGCCGGGCCGGGCGAACACGTCGAACTGTTCCTCGAGTATGCGCGCGAACACGGCATCGAACGGATCGTCCTCGATCCACACTACTCGCTCGATGCGACGGCGCCGACATTGCAGTCACTCGAGTCGATTCTCGATGGAACTGGAGTGGCGTTCGAGCGGGCCCCGGTGACGTCCGACAGCGGGACGCTGACTGGTGACGAACTCTTCCGGGCAGGGGTTGTCGCAGCCGTCGCATTTGGCTTCTACGTCGCCCTCGGTGCGACGAACTACTCCCTGTTCGATCCGTTCGTCCTCGGTTCTGGTGTGATCACGGCGATCATCGCGGCGGCGCTGTTGCGCAACGTCGCGTTCGAGACGACACCGAGTCTCGGACCCGTCTTCGGGACGGTCGCTCGCGGTGTGCTGTTTGTGCCGTATCTCCTCTGGGAGATCACGAAAGCGAACGTATTGTTCGCATACGTCGTTTTACACCCGTCCTTGCCGATCGATCCCGGCCTGGACAGAGTTGACGCTGCGGTCGGAAGCGGGCTAGCAGTGACCGCGTTTGCGAACAGTATCACCCTGACGCCCGGAACGCTGACCGTGGATGCGGACGGGCATCAACTGCTCGTTCACTCGCTCAATCCAAGTGCCCGCGAGGATCTCGTCGAGGGTGTCCACGAACGTGCCGTCAGGTACCTCTTTTACGGCCGTGATGCCAGCGAATTAGCTGGCCCGGCCGCCCGAGGCGACGCGGTCGCACTCGAGGGTCCTGCCGCTGCTGGCGGTGCCATCGAGGCCACCCCGACGGAGACGCCAACGGGAGGTGGGCCCGATGAGTGA
- a CDS encoding ATPase domain-containing protein: MSTLKNIFSIGLDDRDRLNKELGGGIPTGSIVLMEGDYGAGKSALSQRFTYGLCETGKSVTFLSTELEVRGFLDQMDSLNYNVEEHLLFENLLFLHGDLDSGGVFSSDEEDTRQDLLTDLMEEDTLWSADIIIIDTFDAILRNDPKFEALVRQNEERQAALEIISFFRNVISQGKVVILTVDPSTVGDEAIGPFRSIADVFIELEMIEVGNDIRRQLFIKRFAGMGEQVGDRIGYSVRSGVGIVIENRSVA; encoded by the coding sequence ATGAGTACGCTCAAAAACATATTTTCGATTGGGTTAGACGATCGAGACCGACTGAACAAAGAACTGGGCGGTGGTATCCCAACCGGCAGCATCGTGCTGATGGAAGGAGACTACGGTGCCGGGAAGAGTGCGCTCTCCCAGCGCTTTACCTACGGCCTGTGTGAAACTGGCAAATCGGTTACGTTTCTCTCGACCGAACTCGAGGTCCGTGGGTTTCTCGACCAGATGGATTCGCTCAACTACAACGTCGAAGAGCACCTTCTGTTCGAGAACCTTCTGTTTCTCCACGGCGACCTCGACAGCGGCGGGGTCTTCTCGTCCGATGAGGAGGATACGCGACAGGACCTGCTAACGGACCTGATGGAAGAGGATACGCTCTGGTCGGCAGACATCATCATCATCGACACGTTCGATGCCATCTTGCGTAACGACCCCAAGTTCGAGGCGCTCGTTCGCCAGAACGAAGAGCGCCAGGCCGCCCTCGAGATCATCTCCTTTTTCAGGAACGTGATCTCACAGGGAAAAGTCGTCATCTTGACCGTCGATCCGTCCACGGTTGGCGACGAGGCGATCGGACCGTTCCGGTCGATTGCTGACGTCTTCATCGAACTCGAGATGATCGAGGTCGGAAACGACATTCGTCGGCAGTTGTTCATCAAGCGCTTTGCGGGTATGGGCGAACAGGTCGGTGACCGGATCGGGTACTCCGTTCGATCCGGCGTTGGAATCGTGATCGAAAACCGCAGTGTCGCTTAA
- a CDS encoding mechanosensitive ion channel family protein, with amino-acid sequence MLPTDHAEAALASLETVTTTEARLAVSIGIVLAALAVAAVVVPLVVRRSVDTVGRGLHESNAGSLLEIVDDVLNVPFPRRAVVRSVQSVLVLVAFLALLVLWGYGSVASSVLTVLATALPYALRGILTVGLLLGAVVGTRYLEQRLEEWLADANYVTAHQEGVVFRVLQVTIFIAVGLAALSLWQIDLGGLLVGAGFLGIVMGMAARQTLGSLIAGFVLMFSRPFEIGDWVQVGDHEGMIVDITITNTRLRSFDGETVVLPNDHVSSATVVNRSKRNRLRLRLEVGVDYETDLEHAESVAVEAMEAVDDVAPAPKPQVIPTAFDDSAITLECRFWIRQPNAHKKWTTIRAVVHELKAAYDREEIGIPYPQREHSARSGGGFSVPMQGRDGEELAYSETE; translated from the coding sequence GTGCTTCCGACAGACCACGCCGAGGCGGCGCTGGCGAGCCTCGAGACCGTGACCACGACCGAGGCTCGCCTCGCCGTCAGCATCGGAATCGTCCTCGCCGCACTGGCCGTCGCTGCCGTCGTCGTTCCACTGGTCGTCCGGCGCAGCGTCGATACCGTTGGCCGAGGGCTCCACGAGAGTAACGCCGGATCGTTGCTCGAGATCGTCGACGACGTACTGAACGTGCCGTTCCCTCGCCGTGCGGTCGTTCGATCGGTCCAATCGGTACTCGTCCTCGTTGCGTTTCTCGCGTTGCTCGTCCTCTGGGGCTATGGGTCCGTTGCCTCGAGCGTACTCACGGTACTTGCGACGGCACTGCCGTACGCCCTCCGTGGTATTCTGACGGTCGGATTGCTTCTGGGCGCTGTCGTCGGAACCCGGTATCTCGAACAGCGCCTCGAGGAGTGGTTGGCGGATGCAAATTACGTCACTGCCCACCAGGAAGGCGTCGTCTTTCGCGTGTTGCAGGTAACGATCTTCATCGCGGTCGGATTGGCTGCGCTCTCGCTGTGGCAGATCGACCTCGGTGGCTTGCTCGTCGGGGCGGGGTTTCTGGGGATCGTCATGGGGATGGCCGCCCGACAGACGCTTGGATCGCTGATCGCTGGCTTCGTGTTGATGTTCTCACGTCCCTTCGAGATCGGTGACTGGGTTCAGGTCGGTGACCACGAGGGGATGATCGTCGACATCACGATCACCAACACGCGGCTGCGAAGCTTCGACGGTGAAACCGTGGTCCTTCCGAACGATCACGTCTCGAGTGCGACGGTCGTCAACCGGAGCAAGCGAAACCGGCTGCGCCTGCGACTCGAGGTCGGTGTCGACTACGAAACTGACTTAGAGCACGCCGAGTCGGTCGCCGTCGAAGCGATGGAGGCCGTCGACGACGTCGCACCCGCGCCGAAACCGCAAGTGATCCCGACCGCATTTGACGACTCAGCGATCACGCTCGAGTGTCGGTTCTGGATCCGCCAGCCCAACGCCCACAAGAAGTGGACGACGATTCGAGCTGTCGTCCACGAGCTCAAGGCTGCATACGACCGCGAAGAGATCGGAATCCCGTACCCACAGCGTGAACACAGTGCTCGTTCGGGTGGCGGATTTAGCGTCCCGATGCAGGGACGCGACGGCGAGGAACTGGCGTACTCCGAAACCGAGTGA
- a CDS encoding type II/IV secretion system ATPase subunit, which produces MTEMGRPKPSEQLQELAARRPHLREHLKKFRQITGEFPMLVDEPSGDHETSHPNILYPVGGPIYSHIYGDVGTKMQYFAVEPVLSEEEQVVFENIRDSLLRRSATKVAPEAEAEYGDRIEELLGETTHIKGEEHENVLDQIKTKLHPGIQEISRETYENIRYRLNRDIVGLGPLEPVMRDPANEDIHVIGPSECYVDHGVYGLVETTVDFGTPDEFDNWLSNMGERIGNPMTDAEPIIDSTLPDGSRLNVIYSDDVSVKGPSLTIRQGDEVPLSVTQITNWGTLSPELAAYLWLCLENERTVFVVGETASGKTTTLNSIMTFIPRDSKIYTAEDTAEVLPPHDTWQQLLTRESRSEDSADVDMFNLVEAALRSRPEYIVVGEVRGEEGRMAFQAAQTGHPVMLTFHASDIVSMIQRFTGDPINVPETFMDNADVALFQNRVKQGDDVLRRVTSVQEIEGYSQEMDGVVTRQVFYWDPVDDEIVFQGMNNSYVLEEQIATLLGYADTRDIYDDLQFRSDIIERMIQENILEYHEVNDAIDSFQRDGVEGLPFHITRPD; this is translated from the coding sequence ATGACCGAGATGGGAAGGCCGAAACCGTCGGAACAGCTACAGGAGCTTGCAGCCCGGCGACCTCATCTTCGCGAACATCTCAAGAAGTTCAGACAGATCACCGGCGAGTTTCCGATGTTAGTCGACGAACCGAGTGGCGATCACGAAACTTCTCATCCCAATATCTTGTATCCGGTTGGTGGCCCCATCTACAGCCATATCTACGGCGACGTCGGAACCAAGATGCAGTATTTCGCGGTCGAACCAGTGTTGTCCGAAGAAGAACAAGTTGTCTTCGAGAACATACGAGATTCGCTTTTACGACGCAGTGCAACTAAAGTCGCACCTGAGGCAGAAGCAGAGTACGGTGACCGAATCGAAGAGTTACTTGGTGAGACGACCCACATCAAAGGCGAAGAACACGAAAATGTCTTGGATCAAATTAAAACGAAACTGCACCCTGGAATTCAGGAAATCTCCCGGGAGACCTATGAAAACATCCGTTACCGGCTGAACCGGGATATCGTCGGGCTCGGCCCGCTCGAGCCGGTTATGCGCGACCCGGCGAACGAGGACATTCACGTGATCGGGCCGAGTGAGTGTTACGTCGACCATGGCGTCTACGGGCTGGTGGAGACGACAGTCGATTTCGGGACGCCCGACGAGTTCGACAACTGGCTGTCGAACATGGGTGAACGAATCGGGAACCCGATGACCGACGCCGAGCCGATCATCGACTCGACGCTCCCCGACGGTTCGCGTCTGAACGTCATCTACAGCGATGACGTGAGCGTGAAAGGGCCATCGCTGACGATCCGTCAGGGCGATGAAGTGCCCCTGTCGGTCACCCAGATTACGAACTGGGGGACGCTCTCGCCCGAACTCGCGGCGTATCTCTGGCTCTGTCTCGAGAACGAGCGGACGGTGTTCGTCGTCGGAGAGACGGCATCCGGGAAGACGACGACGCTGAACTCCATCATGACGTTCATCCCTCGAGACTCGAAGATCTACACCGCAGAGGACACCGCGGAGGTCCTGCCGCCACACGACACGTGGCAGCAGCTACTCACACGTGAGAGTCGCAGTGAGGACAGCGCAGACGTCGACATGTTCAATCTCGTCGAGGCCGCACTGCGGTCGCGTCCCGAGTACATCGTCGTGGGTGAGGTTCGTGGTGAGGAGGGACGCATGGCGTTCCAGGCAGCCCAGACCGGTCACCCGGTTATGCTCACCTTCCACGCGAGCGACATCGTCTCGATGATCCAGCGGTTTACCGGGGATCCGATCAACGTCCCCGAGACGTTCATGGACAATGCTGACGTGGCGCTGTTCCAGAACCGGGTCAAACAGGGCGACGACGTCCTCCGTCGGGTAACGAGCGTCCAGGAGATCGAGGGGTACTCCCAGGAGATGGACGGGGTCGTCACCCGGCAAGTCTTCTACTGGGACCCGGTCGACGACGAGATCGTCTTTCAAGGGATGAACAACTCTTACGTGCTCGAAGAACAGATCGCGACGCTGCTCGGTTACGCCGATACCCGCGACATTTACGACGACCTGCAGTTCCGATCCGACATCATCGAACGGATGATCCAGGAGAACATTCTCGAGTACCACGAGGTCAACGACGCCATCGACTCGTTCCAGCGTGACGGCGTCGAAGGCCTCCCGTTCCACATCACCCGACCTGACTGA
- a CDS encoding (2Fe-2S) ferredoxin domain-containing protein: protein MNRRTDQQRDRLAAHVFVCTNDRDSDYVCCADVGADEVLEAVKAWLRDRNAFWSPIGVSTAGCLGLCSEGGTAITIQPRNEWYADVQPEDVPDLLESTFGPEAERLER from the coding sequence ATGAACCGCCGAACAGACCAACAACGCGACCGACTCGCGGCCCACGTCTTCGTCTGTACGAACGATCGCGACTCCGACTACGTCTGCTGTGCCGACGTCGGCGCCGACGAGGTCCTCGAGGCCGTCAAGGCCTGGCTCCGCGATCGGAACGCCTTCTGGTCGCCGATCGGCGTCTCGACCGCGGGCTGCCTCGGCCTCTGTAGCGAGGGTGGCACTGCGATCACGATCCAGCCCCGAAACGAGTGGTACGCCGACGTCCAGCCCGAAGACGTGCCCGACCTGCTCGAGTCGACGTTCGGTCCGGAAGCCGAACGACTCGAGCGGTAG
- a CDS encoding FlaD/FlaE family flagellar protein: protein MLLSIIGDILGREDEENRATDGGSSDDLLGGELAGSMSEDELLPGASSSGDANTGGGVSDDDIFGDDGGDDFLDDGDDDFLADDGDLGGGEMAIGEMEDADSGVSSEIEARVEEMENDVGSLSSTVNTVQSENEKISESLEDIEENIRKLLEVYEMVTQGVNPFVEEDSLNDTFGGGAPGTGDFGGGSLFDSDDDGTDDEEMDEDIASAEAEEFLDESIIEDDEFADDDFADEEFDDGTDEEPEADASGGDDDLSFDELKSEFESGDAEWVEDEDGEDALGEDDAFDEDDAFDEDDAFDESDTLDGVDEGDEEDEEDPFATADDDLETGDELTELADDDPTDSLNAEDELAVESVDIPWDDGGRPYLESVPSEYDTEFVVMDWLDYLVGEVGLDGAAETVRFYGSIHWLSESVEEYLQTILKGFHGGPEVDDPEPRSALGVDHKRSLWWISQIAAPSKNRPSYEEWLEQEGLSLESGVESDAEAESDASAEPETDDAGTKLTYSESDIDAGGTITDAETGVGVATVEQIDDGEAKTAHGEADEDSNGESMQADDGGGHKIVIDESGTDSTTVDEPAGPHRAEIEANGERMIWVDSDVVLSESGVELRNTRDGHRVQNALEHARPPAGSEADDLEEWRESVVKPLIASDEETSLERWQVELIRSLLSPDDDADR from the coding sequence ATGCTACTATCGATAATCGGAGACATACTCGGGCGCGAGGACGAGGAGAATCGTGCCACTGATGGCGGAAGTTCGGACGATCTGTTGGGCGGTGAGCTGGCCGGGAGCATGAGCGAAGATGAACTGCTACCGGGCGCATCCAGCAGCGGCGACGCGAACACCGGTGGCGGCGTCAGCGACGACGATATTTTCGGCGACGACGGCGGAGACGACTTCCTGGACGACGGCGACGACGACTTTCTCGCAGACGATGGGGACCTCGGCGGCGGTGAAATGGCTATCGGCGAGATGGAAGACGCCGACAGTGGCGTCTCGAGCGAGATCGAAGCCCGCGTCGAGGAGATGGAAAACGATGTTGGCTCGCTCTCTTCGACGGTGAACACCGTCCAAAGCGAGAACGAAAAGATCAGCGAGTCCCTCGAGGATATCGAGGAGAACATCCGCAAGCTCCTCGAAGTGTACGAGATGGTGACACAGGGAGTCAACCCGTTCGTCGAGGAGGACTCACTGAACGACACGTTCGGCGGTGGGGCACCGGGAACGGGTGATTTCGGCGGTGGAAGTCTCTTCGACTCCGATGACGACGGAACCGACGACGAAGAGATGGACGAAGACATCGCGAGCGCCGAGGCTGAGGAGTTCCTCGACGAAAGCATCATCGAGGACGACGAGTTCGCGGATGACGATTTTGCGGATGAAGAGTTCGACGACGGAACCGACGAAGAACCCGAAGCCGATGCGTCCGGTGGGGACGATGACCTCTCGTTCGACGAACTCAAATCCGAGTTCGAATCCGGCGACGCCGAGTGGGTCGAAGACGAAGACGGCGAAGACGCACTCGGCGAAGACGACGCGTTCGACGAGGACGACGCGTTCGACGAGGACGACGCGTTCGACGAAAGCGATACGCTGGACGGAGTCGACGAAGGCGATGAGGAAGACGAGGAAGACCCGTTCGCGACTGCGGACGATGACCTCGAGACCGGCGACGAACTGACCGAGTTAGCCGACGACGACCCGACCGATTCGCTCAACGCGGAAGACGAACTCGCCGTCGAATCGGTCGACATTCCGTGGGACGACGGCGGCCGACCTTACCTCGAGTCGGTGCCGTCTGAGTACGATACCGAGTTCGTCGTGATGGATTGGCTCGACTATCTGGTCGGCGAGGTTGGCCTCGACGGAGCGGCCGAGACGGTTCGATTCTACGGTTCGATCCACTGGCTCAGCGAGTCGGTCGAGGAGTACCTGCAAACGATTCTGAAGGGGTTCCACGGTGGCCCGGAGGTCGATGACCCCGAGCCACGCTCTGCGCTTGGCGTCGATCACAAGCGCAGCCTCTGGTGGATCAGTCAAATCGCTGCACCGAGCAAGAACCGGCCCTCTTACGAGGAGTGGCTCGAGCAAGAGGGTCTCTCACTCGAGTCCGGTGTCGAATCCGACGCTGAGGCCGAATCGGACGCCAGCGCGGAACCCGAGACAGACGACGCGGGAACGAAGCTGACGTACTCCGAATCCGACATTGACGCTGGTGGAACGATCACTGACGCCGAGACGGGTGTCGGGGTCGCGACCGTCGAACAGATCGACGACGGAGAAGCGAAGACCGCTCACGGCGAGGCTGATGAGGACTCCAACGGCGAATCGATGCAGGCCGACGATGGCGGCGGACACAAGATCGTCATCGACGAATCCGGAACCGACTCGACGACGGTAGACGAGCCTGCGGGCCCGCACAGGGCCGAAATCGAAGCCAACGGCGAACGGATGATCTGGGTCGATTCAGACGTCGTTCTTTCGGAGTCCGGCGTCGAACTTCGAAACACGCGGGACGGCCACCGCGTACAGAACGCCCTCGAGCACGCGAGACCGCCGGCCGGATCCGAAGCCGACGACCTCGAAGAATGGCGTGAATCAGTCGTCAAGCCGTTGATCGCCTCCGACGAAGAGACCTCACTCGAACGGTGGCAGGTCGAACTCATCCGATCGCTGCTCTCCCCCGACGACGACGCTGACAGGTGA
- a CDS encoding DUF4040 domain-containing protein: MIWLELALIAFVLLGALFVAFARDVVGAIVTFAGLTLGIAVIWVLLAAPDVALIEAAVGAGVISVLFMITVKKTTGLASSAADADEDGGRLAAFRSLNLPALLIVGALAVPLGYTFLSLDPIGAADAPAVSSTYADGELTPYGYYMEETLEDAGFPNAVVAVLVVYRGLDTLGELIVAFAAAVSILIVLGREDIL, from the coding sequence ATGATCTGGCTCGAGCTCGCACTGATCGCGTTCGTCCTCCTCGGCGCGCTCTTCGTCGCGTTCGCACGCGACGTGGTGGGTGCGATCGTTACGTTTGCGGGACTGACCCTTGGAATCGCAGTGATCTGGGTGCTACTCGCTGCACCCGACGTGGCGCTGATCGAAGCAGCAGTCGGTGCTGGCGTCATCTCCGTGCTGTTTATGATCACTGTCAAGAAGACGACAGGTCTCGCAAGCAGTGCGGCCGACGCCGACGAAGACGGCGGTCGACTCGCCGCGTTTCGATCGCTCAACCTCCCGGCGTTGCTGATCGTCGGCGCCCTCGCGGTGCCGCTTGGCTATACGTTCCTCTCGCTCGATCCTATCGGCGCGGCGGACGCCCCGGCGGTCTCGAGTACCTACGCCGATGGCGAACTGACGCCGTATGGCTACTACATGGAGGAGACGCTCGAGGATGCCGGCTTCCCGAACGCGGTCGTGGCAGTGCTCGTCGTGTATCGTGGGCTGGACACGCTCGGTGAACTCATCGTCGCCTTCGCCGCGGCGGTGAGCATCCTGATCGTACTCGGCCGGGAGGATATCCTATGA
- a CDS encoding DUF7522 family protein: MSEIESPFDEVVEFARDELGDGVRAVDYFDTSDYESLYIRDDVAGLYTESQFERMSVERMSNLLNVNFFEQIYDVGEFRYSVRRFEDALLIFLPVTESSGLVISTEVELPTSIVGFAEACFDIARQAGEA; the protein is encoded by the coding sequence ATGTCCGAGATCGAATCTCCCTTCGACGAAGTCGTCGAGTTCGCCCGCGACGAACTCGGTGACGGAGTGCGCGCGGTCGACTACTTCGACACCAGCGACTACGAATCGCTGTACATTCGCGACGACGTCGCCGGTCTCTACACGGAATCACAGTTCGAGCGGATGAGTGTCGAACGGATGTCGAACCTGTTGAACGTCAACTTCTTCGAGCAGATCTACGACGTCGGCGAGTTCCGCTACTCGGTCCGTCGGTTCGAGGACGCTTTGCTCATCTTCCTTCCTGTCACGGAGTCAAGTGGTCTCGTCATCTCGACCGAGGTCGAGCTCCCGACGTCGATCGTCGGCTTCGCCGAAGCGTGCTTTGACATCGCGAGACAGGCCGGGGAGGCCTGA
- the mnhG gene encoding monovalent cation/H(+) antiporter subunit G → MIVTTLIVVFAAIGVFFTFVAAVGMLRLPDVYSRSHAATKADTLGAGFSVLAVALYFGTVGETLRALILLVFIYYTNPTAAHAITRAAYSRGIDVWTTDDSEGSR, encoded by the coding sequence ATGATCGTGACCACACTCATCGTCGTCTTCGCCGCGATCGGCGTCTTCTTTACGTTCGTTGCGGCCGTTGGCATGCTCCGGCTCCCGGACGTCTACAGCCGATCACACGCAGCGACCAAAGCCGACACGCTCGGTGCCGGCTTTTCGGTCCTCGCCGTTGCCCTTTACTTCGGGACCGTCGGCGAGACCCTCCGGGCTCTGATCTTGCTCGTGTTCATCTACTACACCAACCCCACGGCGGCCCACGCGATCACGCGAGCCGCCTACAGCAGAGGTATCGACGTCTGGACGACTGACGACTCGGAGGGATCACGATGA
- a CDS encoding MnhB domain-containing protein: MTGTDHDDVESDGGQDADPSEADEIHGYAVDDGGDEDPGSTAEDAAAEAQSLDREEMAELQATTEVVESPVVKTASRTVTPFVVAFGIYLTLFGTSLPGGAFQGGVVMASTIVLVAMAFGFGPTQEWLDGRALAGLFILGAAIFGAVAFGALLYGGDVLELFVFPLSVENMVKLVEVAIAALVAGVIIGLVVWLAAGFGEGGESI; this comes from the coding sequence ATGACGGGGACCGATCACGATGACGTCGAATCCGACGGTGGACAGGACGCGGACCCCTCGGAGGCCGACGAGATCCACGGTTATGCCGTCGACGACGGTGGCGACGAGGATCCGGGATCGACGGCCGAAGACGCCGCGGCTGAGGCACAGTCGCTCGATCGCGAGGAGATGGCGGAGCTACAGGCGACGACCGAAGTCGTCGAGAGTCCCGTCGTCAAGACCGCCTCGAGGACGGTCACCCCGTTCGTCGTCGCCTTCGGGATCTACCTGACGCTGTTCGGGACCAGTCTCCCCGGCGGCGCGTTCCAGGGCGGTGTCGTAATGGCCTCGACGATCGTGCTGGTCGCGATGGCCTTCGGCTTCGGCCCGACTCAGGAGTGGCTCGACGGGCGTGCGCTCGCAGGACTGTTCATACTCGGGGCCGCCATCTTCGGCGCTGTCGCGTTCGGCGCGCTCCTCTACGGCGGCGACGTCCTCGAGTTGTTCGTCTTCCCGCTGTCCGTCGAGAACATGGTCAAACTCGTCGAGGTCGCGATCGCCGCGCTCGTTGCTGGCGTCATCATCGGCCTCGTCGTCTGGCTCGCCGCAGGGTTCGGCGAAGGAGGTGAATCCATATGA
- a CDS encoding cation:proton antiporter — translation MSDLAGTVLLAAAAVVVVLAALVLYRVVAGPTTHDRVMAVNVIGTSIVMVLALISAGLDRPEYLDIAIVYALLNFVLSLVVGRFTYDAEGVDW, via the coding sequence ATGAGTGACCTCGCGGGAACGGTTTTGCTGGCGGCGGCCGCAGTCGTCGTCGTGTTGGCCGCGTTGGTCCTCTACCGCGTCGTCGCCGGACCGACGACTCACGACCGGGTGATGGCCGTGAACGTGATCGGGACGAGCATCGTGATGGTGCTCGCGTTGATCTCGGCCGGACTCGACCGACCCGAGTATCTCGACATCGCGATCGTTTACGCGTTGCTCAACTTCGTGTTGAGTCTCGTCGTCGGTCGGTTCACCTACGACGCTGAGGGGGTGGACTGGTGA
- a CDS encoding sodium:proton antiporter, whose product MIEAYHYYFTSFALFLIGIYMMIDNPNLIKKIIGLNFAQIAVYLMLVTIGYVEGATPPILTDGFAEPHANPLMHVLVLTAIVVGVALTALALALSIRLYAEFGTMNVREIEAAIAADDTTSSNSGGGSDD is encoded by the coding sequence ATGATCGAAGCCTATCACTACTACTTCACGTCGTTCGCGCTCTTCCTGATCGGGATCTACATGATGATCGACAATCCGAATCTCATCAAGAAGATCATCGGGCTCAACTTTGCACAGATCGCGGTCTACCTGATGCTCGTGACGATCGGCTACGTCGAGGGGGCGACCCCACCGATCCTCACAGACGGGTTCGCGGAGCCACACGCCAATCCGTTGATGCACGTCCTCGTCCTGACCGCGATTGTCGTCGGGGTCGCGCTGACGGCGCTGGCGCTGGCGCTTTCGATCCGACTCTACGCCGAGTTCGGGACGATGAACGTCCGCGAGATCGAGGCTGCGATCGCCGCAGACGATACGACCTCGTCGAACTCGGGAGGTGGTAGCGATGACTGA